A genomic window from Quercus lobata isolate SW786 chromosome 10, ValleyOak3.0 Primary Assembly, whole genome shotgun sequence includes:
- the LOC115965513 gene encoding UDP-glycosyltransferase 74B1-like produces MSNQKGHVIVLTYPAQGHINPLLQFAKRLASKGLKATLATTHYTVKSIHATTVGVEPISDGYDEGGYKQAPSIEAYLESFKSVGSRTLSELISKFKDSALPVNCVVCDSLLPWALDVARQFGIYAAVFLTNSASVCSMYWHIDHGRLTLPEKQATEPVLLPGLPSLGPADLPSFLAQPSSNSAYLAVIMEKFSCLDKNDWVLCNSSEELENELVKAMFGLWPLVMVGPMVPSAYLDQQISGDIAYGASLWELSSDQCLSWLETKPPKSVIYVSFGSMADITAKQAEEIACGLIASNMHFLLVAKDSISKFPIEFINSAQERGLVVPWCNQLQVLAHQAVACFVTHCGWNSTLEALSLGVPMVAMPQWSDQPTNAKFVEELWQVGVKAKKNKEGIVTRDELGMCIKGVTAGERSEEITKNATKWRELVIRAVSLDGSSDKNIEEFVGKLVKG; encoded by the exons CCCACTACACTGTCAAGTCCATTCATGCGACCACTGTTGGTGTTGAGCCCATCTCAGATGGCTATGATGAAGGTGGATATAAGCAAGCTCCTAGTATAGAAGCCTACTTAGAGTCCTTTAAATCAGTTGGTTCAAGAACTTTATCAGAGCTCATATCAAAGTTCAAAGACTCAGCCTTACCAGTAAACTGTGTTGTGTGTGACTCTTTGCTCCCATGGGCTCTTGATGTGGCCAGGCAATTTGGCATTTATGCAGCAGTATTCTTGACGAACTCAGCTTCTGTGTGCTCCATGTACTGGCATATCGATCATGGTCGCCTGACTTTGCCAGAGAAGCAAGCAACTGAGCCTGTGTTGTTGCCTGGACTACCTTCACTTGGCCCTGCTGACTTGCCTAGTTTTCTCGCGCAGCCTTCAAGTAATTCTGCTTATTTGGCAGTGATCATGGAAAAATTTAGCTGTTTGGATAAAAATGACTGGGTACTCTGTAACAGTTCTGAAGAGCTGGAAAATGAG CTAGTGAAGGCCATGTTTGGACTCTGGCCCTTGGTGATGGTTGGTCCAATGGTGCCATCAGCCTACCTAGATCAGCAGATCAGTGGAGACATAGCTTATGGTGCCAGTCTCTGGGAGCTTAGTAGTGACCAGTGCTTGAGCTGGCTAGAGACGAAACCACCAAAGTCAGTGATATATGTATCATTTGGAAGCATGGCAGACATAACAGCTAAACAGGCTGAAGAAATTGCATGTGGTTTGATAGCAAGCAATATGCATTTCCTATTGGTTGCAAAAGATTCCATAAGCAAGTTTCCAATTGAATTTATTAATTCAGCACAAGAAAGAGGGTTGGTTGTACCATGGTGCAATCAACTACAGGTGCTGGCACATCAGGCTGTGGCTTGCTTTGTGACACATTGTGGCTGGAACTCAACATTGGAGGCCTTGAGCCTAGGGGTGCCAATGGTAGCAATGCCACAGTGGAGTGATCAGCCTACTAATGCTAAGTTTGTGGAGGAGTTGTGGCAGGTGGGAGTAAAGGCTAAGAAGAACAAGGAGGGGATCGTGACAAGGGATGAGCTAGGGATGTGTATAAAAGGAGTTACTGCAGGAGAAAGAAGTGAAGAGATTACAAAGAATGCAACTAAATGGAGAGAGCTTGTAATAAGAGCTGTTAGTTTAGATGGAAGCTCAGATAAGAACATTGAAGAATTTGTAGGCAAGTTGGTGAAAGGATAG